A region of the Candidatus Dormiibacterota bacterium genome:
ACCAACCCGCGCGGCACGGCTCCCGGCTTCGTAGCCTTTAACCGCGACGGCAAGTTCGTCGCCTGTATGCCCGGCGTTCCACGCGAGATGAAACCGATGCTGGAAGAGCTGCTGATCCCGTTCCTGCGCGAGCGCTTTGCGGTGCGCGACGCCATCTACACCCGGGTGATTCACACGATCAACCTGGGCGAATCGGAGATCGATCATCGCATCGCCGACCTGTTCCGTTCGCAAGAGAACCCCAAGATCGCGGTCCTAGCGCACGAAGGGCAATGCGATGTGAAGATTATGGCCAAGGCGCCCTCACGCCGCGATGCCGACGTTGCGATTGCGCCGCTGGAAGCGGATATCGTCGCGCGCTTGAGCGGCCACGTTTACGGGACCGATGCGGCGACGGTGGAAGAGGCGATTCACGCGATGCTGCGGGCGCGCGGTTGGCACGCGGCGAGCGCGGAATCGTGCACCGGAGGGCGCATCGCGGCGGCGCTGACGCGAACGCCGGGCGCATCGCAGACCTACCTCGGCGGCATCGTCGCCTATGACAATGCGGTGAAGACGCGGCAGCTCGGCGTTCTCGAGACCACGCTGGCATCATTCGGCGCGGTCAGCGAGGAGACGGCGCTGGAAATGGCGCGCGGAGCGCTCGCTCGTTTGGACGCGGACATCGCCGTGGCGACCACCGGCATCGCCGGCCCCGACGGCGGTTCGCCGGAGAAGCCGGTGGGGTTGGTGTGGTTCGCGCTGGCCGAGAGCGGGGGGCGAGCGATGGCCTGGAAATTCGACTTCCGAGGCGACCGCGAGGCCATCCAGCGCCGAGCGACGACGATGGCCCTGGGAATCGTGTGGAGATGGTTAAGAGAGTGATTCTGCATCCGGACCCGAATCGACCGATAATCCTATTACGTTACCAGCCCAAAGACCCTCACCGCTTTGATGAAGGTATCTGAGTGAATCGACTGCGCTTAGCCCCGAAGGCCCTGCTCTTTGCCGCTACGGCGATGCTCGTTTCCGCATGCGGCGGCGGAGGAGGCGGTGGAAACCCGACTCCCGTGATCACCTC
Encoded here:
- a CDS encoding competence/damage-inducible protein A; this encodes MTSVELIAVGTELLLGQLQDTNTTFVARHLADAGIDVYGTHAVGDNRARIAEAIRASLARAGGVVTTGGLGPTVDDLTKEAVCDALGLDTELNAPALEQMRAFFAAIGREMRENNVKQAELPRGSHVLTNPRGTAPGFVAFNRDGKFVACMPGVPREMKPMLEELLIPFLRERFAVRDAIYTRVIHTINLGESEIDHRIADLFRSQENPKIAVLAHEGQCDVKIMAKAPSRRDADVAIAPLEADIVARLSGHVYGTDAATVEEAIHAMLRARGWHAASAESCTGGRIAAALTRTPGASQTYLGGIVAYDNAVKTRQLGVLETTLASFGAVSEETALEMARGALARLDADIAVATTGIAGPDGGSPEKPVGLVWFALAESGGRAMAWKFDFRGDREAIQRRATTMALGIVWRWLRE